In the Thermodesulfovibrio yellowstonii DSM 11347 genome, one interval contains:
- a CDS encoding carbamoyltransferase HypF, giving the protein MKRLHIEIKGVVQGVGFRPFVYNLAQHLNLKGFVTNTSKGVTIEIEGERVEEFISKLQNNPPPLAKIYSIKKTELSPNNYKTFEIIESIDETGFTHVSEDVSICEDCLRELFTPTDRRYLYPFINCTNCGPRYTITMKVPYDRPNTTMAVFKMCPECLSEYKDPSNRRFHAQPNACPVCGPQVRLFVKEGSALNEIENPIPEAIRVIKEGKILAIRGLGGFHLCCDARNEEAVKELRKRKKRSNKPFALMSPSVEAIEKFCFVSDEERKILISLMRPIVLLRKKPQCNLPEALALKNAYLGFMLPYTPLHYLLFYYPAKVGDSSSFSLLGMTEEGRRGFLVVNAPRNDSKTDTTQPYKDNSALRTSDFSLQPHFDCLVMTSGNISEEPIITKNEEALEKLNNVADAFLIHNREIFMRVDDSVVRELEGKIYFIRRTRGFVPKAIPLTEELPEVMGAGADLKNTFTLIKSDYAIMSQHIGDMENLETIEFYEEVLNNLKSVYRTEPSAVGHDLHPMYFSTSWAKEYAEKKCIPAFALQHHYCHIASLMAEYGLNELFGIAFDGTGYGTDGTIWGSEFLYCTVKDFQRLAYLKPISLPGGENAIKECSRIALSLIDDTFGEDMDLIKKLPLYKVVSEEKIRQILKIKRLFQFSPLSSGMGRLFDGVSSLIGVCHYNTHEAEAAVALESLIEQGTEFSERDCYPFELVNSLEGEALVIDYKPMIREIVKDFLKSEAKPIGHSERKRGISFISWKFHNTIVKIILELTEHFRAKFGFDAVGLSGGVFQNAYLIRETIKALKKLGIKPLYHVNVPSNDACISLGQAYIVGKRIKT; this is encoded by the coding sequence ATGAAACGCCTTCATATTGAAATCAAGGGAGTTGTTCAGGGAGTAGGCTTCAGACCATTTGTTTATAATCTTGCACAACATCTTAATCTAAAAGGCTTTGTTACAAATACCTCAAAAGGTGTGACAATTGAGATTGAGGGTGAAAGAGTTGAAGAGTTTATTAGTAAACTTCAAAATAATCCTCCTCCGCTTGCTAAGATTTACTCAATTAAAAAAACTGAGCTTTCACCAAACAATTATAAAACCTTTGAAATAATTGAAAGTATTGACGAAACAGGATTTACCCATGTCTCAGAAGATGTCTCCATATGTGAAGACTGTCTGAGAGAGCTTTTTACTCCTACTGACAGGAGATATCTCTATCCCTTCATAAACTGCACAAACTGCGGTCCCCGATACACAATCACCATGAAAGTTCCCTATGATAGACCAAACACAACGATGGCTGTGTTTAAAATGTGTCCTGAATGTTTAAGTGAATACAAAGACCCAAGTAACAGAAGATTTCATGCTCAGCCCAATGCATGCCCGGTCTGTGGTCCTCAGGTAAGGCTTTTTGTAAAGGAAGGCAGTGCTTTGAATGAAATTGAAAATCCAATTCCAGAAGCCATTAGGGTCATAAAAGAAGGTAAGATTTTAGCAATAAGAGGACTCGGAGGTTTTCATCTCTGCTGTGATGCAAGAAATGAAGAGGCAGTTAAAGAATTGCGGAAGAGAAAAAAAAGAAGCAACAAGCCTTTTGCACTCATGTCTCCCTCTGTTGAGGCTATTGAAAAATTCTGCTTTGTAAGCGATGAGGAAAGAAAAATTCTTATATCTCTCATGCGTCCTATAGTTCTATTAAGAAAAAAGCCCCAGTGCAATCTTCCAGAGGCATTAGCACTAAAGAATGCCTATCTTGGCTTTATGTTGCCGTACACACCACTTCATTATTTGCTGTTTTATTATCCAGCTAAAGTAGGAGATTCCTCGTCGTTTTCACTCCTCGGAATGACAGAGGAGGGTAGGAGGGGATTCCTCGTCGTTAACGCTCCTCGGAATGACAGTAAAACAGATACTACTCAGCCTTACAAGGACAACTCAGCCCTTCGGACCTCGGACTTCAGTCTTCAGCCTCATTTTGATTGCCTTGTTATGACAAGTGGAAACATCTCTGAAGAGCCGATTATTACAAAAAATGAAGAGGCTCTTGAAAAACTCAACAATGTGGCAGATGCTTTCCTCATACACAACAGAGAAATATTCATGAGAGTGGATGACTCTGTGGTAAGAGAGCTTGAAGGCAAAATCTATTTCATAAGAAGGACAAGGGGATTTGTTCCAAAGGCAATACCTTTAACGGAGGAGTTGCCCGAAGTTATGGGTGCTGGTGCTGACCTGAAGAATACTTTTACCCTGATAAAATCAGACTATGCCATAATGAGTCAGCATATTGGTGATATGGAAAACCTTGAAACAATAGAGTTTTATGAGGAGGTTTTAAACAATCTCAAATCCGTTTATCGCACAGAGCCATCGGCAGTTGGGCATGACCTTCATCCCATGTATTTTTCAACAAGCTGGGCAAAGGAGTATGCTGAAAAAAAATGCATTCCTGCTTTTGCCCTTCAGCATCACTACTGCCATATTGCCTCCTTAATGGCAGAATACGGACTGAATGAGCTTTTTGGCATTGCCTTTGATGGCACAGGCTATGGAACAGACGGCACAATCTGGGGAAGTGAGTTTTTATACTGCACTGTTAAGGATTTTCAGAGACTTGCTTATCTAAAACCTATAAGCCTTCCAGGAGGTGAGAATGCTATAAAAGAATGTTCAAGAATTGCTCTTTCTTTGATTGATGATACTTTTGGTGAGGATATGGATTTGATAAAGAAACTGCCTCTTTATAAAGTAGTTTCAGAAGAAAAAATCAGGCAAATACTTAAAATAAAGAGACTTTTTCAATTCAGTCCCCTTTCATCAGGTATGGGAAGACTTTTTGATGGTGTCTCTTCCCTGATTGGTGTATGCCATTACAACACCCATGAAGCAGAGGCAGCAGTAGCCCTTGAAAGTCTAATAGAGCAGGGCACGGAGTTTTCTGAGAGGGACTGCTACCCCTTTGAATTAGTGAACTCCCTTGAGGGAGAGGCTTTAGTTATAGACTACAAGCCAATGATTAGAGAGATTGTAAAGGATTTTTTAAAATCTGAAGCCAAGCCGATTGGTCATTCCGAGCGTAAGCGAGGAATCTCCTTTATTTCATGGAAATTTCACAATACAATCGTAAAAATTATCCTTGAGCTCACAGAGCATTTCAGAGCAAAATTTGGCTTTGATGCAGTTGGCTTAAGTGGAGGAGTGTTCCAGAATGCCTATTTGATAAGGGAAACCATAAAAGCTTTAAAAAAACTTGGCATAAAACCTCTTTATCACGTAAATGTTCCCAGCAACGATGCCTGCATATCTCTTGGACAAGCTTACATTGTTGGGAAGAGAATTAAAACTTAA
- a CDS encoding potassium channel family protein, which produces MLPVIYIAIVNLIHRKFVFVSILLVSILLFGTFGYMIIEDMRFIDALYMTVITLATVGFKEVKELDENGKIFTIILILTGFGVFTYTLTVGAKILIEGEIKEVFKKRKMRKKVENISGHYVICGYGRMGSIIVKELKANNIPVVIIEKNKTNLPEDEDIIYVEGDATHDEVLKSAGIEKAAGLITVLPSDAENLYVVLSARELNPNMFIVARAVDKEAEPKLKRAGANKVVSPYFIGGLRIAHTVLRPTVVDFLEFATRSEHIEIQIEEIEVSHRSTLIGKTIAQSGIGRDIGVIILGIKRADGRMKFNPTSQTLIKEGDTLIVIGQIDKLLLLETLAKG; this is translated from the coding sequence ATGTTGCCAGTAATTTATATAGCGATTGTTAATCTTATTCACAGAAAGTTTGTTTTTGTATCCATTCTTCTTGTGAGTATCCTTCTTTTTGGCACATTTGGATATATGATTATTGAGGATATGCGGTTTATTGATGCACTTTATATGACAGTAATTACCCTCGCTACAGTTGGATTTAAAGAGGTTAAAGAGCTTGATGAGAATGGTAAAATTTTCACTATTATTTTAATACTTACAGGATTCGGAGTTTTTACATATACTCTGACAGTAGGAGCAAAAATATTAATTGAAGGTGAAATAAAGGAGGTTTTCAAAAAGAGAAAAATGAGAAAAAAAGTTGAAAACATATCAGGGCATTATGTTATTTGTGGCTACGGTAGAATGGGTAGTATTATAGTTAAAGAACTCAAAGCCAACAACATTCCTGTTGTAATTATTGAGAAAAATAAGACTAATTTGCCTGAAGATGAAGATATTATATATGTTGAAGGAGATGCCACTCATGACGAAGTTTTAAAATCTGCAGGTATTGAAAAGGCTGCTGGGCTTATTACAGTATTGCCATCTGATGCAGAAAATCTCTATGTAGTTTTGAGCGCAAGGGAGCTTAACCCGAATATGTTTATAGTGGCAAGAGCAGTTGATAAGGAAGCAGAGCCTAAACTTAAAAGAGCAGGAGCAAATAAAGTTGTATCACCCTATTTTATAGGTGGATTAAGAATTGCCCACACTGTTTTGAGACCTACTGTTGTTGATTTTCTTGAATTTGCAACTCGTTCTGAACATATTGAAATTCAGATAGAGGAAATAGAAGTTTCTCACCGTTCAACTCTTATCGGGAAAACAATTGCTCAGAGTGGAATAGGGAGGGATATTGGAGTAATTATACTTGGAATAAAAAGAGCAGATGGAAGAATGAAATTCAACCCTACATCTCAGACTTTGATTAAAGAGGGAGATACCTTAATTGTAATAGGACAAATTGATAAACTTTTATTGCTTGAAACTCTTGCTAAGGGATGA
- a CDS encoding 3-deoxy-D-manno-octulosonic acid transferase yields the protein MQTAFLIYNLLYLVALIFFLPLEYFKRPTFLRKRWIKEKFGFLEEKEQNLPKIWIHAVSVGEVIAVSRMIRELSEHYKIILSTITDTGQKVAQERFKDCNVKVVYMPFDISWAINRFLKYFSPVAIILTETELWPNLIRIASKTTPIILVNGRMSDKSFKGYYKIKFFIKHLLKKLSLICVQENSYKEKFITLGAEEEKIHVTGNMKFDIELKTINFPWENNIPHPVILAGSTHEPEEEIILNSFISLGINGTLIIAPRHPERFGEVETLINRKIAQSLTKIQFSKLSEIKSFFSPRTSALILLVDQMGILGSLYRICDIAVVGGSFIPHGGQNPLEPSYWKKPIICGPYMHNFPFIEEFIKEKACLMADKDSLMNVMRELVKNYELRQTIGNKAYQLFLNKSGATKKTLKLLKKFIP from the coding sequence ATGCAAACAGCTTTTTTGATATACAATCTTTTATATTTAGTTGCATTAATATTTTTTCTCCCATTGGAATATTTTAAAAGACCTACCTTTTTAAGAAAAAGATGGATAAAAGAAAAATTTGGATTTTTAGAAGAAAAAGAACAAAATTTGCCTAAAATATGGATTCATGCAGTCTCAGTCGGAGAAGTAATTGCAGTATCAAGAATGATTAGAGAACTCTCTGAACATTATAAAATAATTCTAAGCACAATTACTGATACCGGACAAAAAGTGGCACAGGAGAGGTTTAAAGATTGCAATGTGAAAGTAGTTTATATGCCTTTTGATATTTCATGGGCTATTAACAGATTTTTAAAATATTTTAGTCCAGTGGCTATTATTCTTACTGAAACAGAACTCTGGCCTAATTTAATAAGAATTGCAAGCAAAACTACTCCTATAATCCTTGTAAATGGAAGGATGAGTGATAAGTCATTTAAAGGTTACTATAAAATTAAATTTTTTATAAAACATCTACTTAAAAAGCTAAGCCTTATATGTGTTCAGGAAAATTCATACAAGGAAAAATTTATAACTCTCGGTGCAGAGGAAGAAAAAATTCATGTTACAGGAAATATGAAATTTGATATTGAGCTAAAGACAATTAACTTTCCATGGGAAAATAATATCCCCCATCCTGTAATTCTTGCAGGAAGTACCCATGAACCTGAAGAGGAAATTATTTTAAATTCTTTTATAAGTCTCGGTATCAATGGAACTCTAATCATTGCACCAAGACATCCCGAGAGATTTGGTGAAGTTGAAACTCTGATAAATCGCAAAATTGCACAATCACTCACAAAGATTCAATTTTCAAAATTAAGTGAAATAAAATCATTCTTCAGCCCTCGGACATCAGCCTTAATTCTGCTTGTTGACCAGATGGGTATTCTTGGTTCACTCTACCGTATCTGTGACATTGCTGTTGTAGGTGGAAGTTTTATTCCACACGGTGGACAAAATCCTCTTGAACCTTCATACTGGAAAAAACCTATAATATGCGGTCCTTATATGCATAATTTCCCCTTTATTGAGGAATTCATAAAAGAAAAAGCCTGCTTAATGGCTGATAAAGACTCATTAATGAATGTTATGAGAGAGCTGGTGAAGAATTATGAACTTAGACAAACAATAGGCAATAAAGCTTATCAACTTTTTTTAAATAAATCAGGTGCTACAAAAAAAACTCTTAAACTACTTAAAAAATTCATCCCTTAG
- the lpxB gene encoding lipid-A-disaccharide synthase: MPPKLLIVAGESSGELYGSLLASYLKEDFELIGLGGKHMSRAGIKLIGEVTHSFGVLEVVSQLRKIKKNMDVAIKALKDVQGVILIDFPDFNLRLAKKAKQSGKKVLYYVSPQIWAWRKGRLNIIKRVVDYMAVVLPFEEEIYKKAGIPAQFVGHPIFEAMIEELKSDSEDFIIQNKKLLKDKFGIKQDNIITLMPGSRPSEIKMKMPLMLSLINYFDRQKTHFIIPKAPNVEFNEETLKKLTSFGNVTIFNEQSYTALAMSDAAVITSGTSTLQATLLKVPMIVIYRVNPFSYIIGKMFIKGVKHIALPNVIADFMNVGDTRVTEFIQKIDVVKIVENINLLLHDTDYRGKIINFLDNIRRYFINKKASENVAEICKQLF, encoded by the coding sequence ATGCCTCCAAAACTCTTAATAGTTGCGGGAGAATCATCAGGAGAACTCTACGGTTCTTTGCTTGCTTCTTATCTGAAAGAAGACTTTGAACTTATTGGTTTAGGCGGAAAACATATGTCTCGGGCAGGGATTAAGCTTATTGGAGAAGTTACTCATTCTTTTGGAGTTCTTGAAGTAGTAAGTCAATTAAGAAAAATTAAAAAAAATATGGATGTTGCAATAAAAGCTTTGAAAGATGTTCAGGGAGTTATATTAATTGATTTTCCAGATTTTAATCTCAGGCTTGCAAAAAAAGCGAAACAATCCGGTAAAAAGGTTCTTTACTATGTAAGTCCTCAAATATGGGCATGGAGGAAGGGGAGACTAAATATTATTAAAAGAGTTGTAGATTACATGGCTGTTGTTTTACCCTTTGAAGAAGAGATATATAAAAAAGCAGGTATTCCAGCTCAGTTTGTAGGACATCCTATATTTGAAGCGATGATTGAAGAACTAAAATCTGATTCTGAAGATTTCATAATTCAAAATAAAAAATTATTGAAAGATAAATTTGGAATCAAACAGGATAATATAATTACTCTCATGCCTGGAAGCAGACCTTCTGAAATAAAGATGAAAATGCCCCTAATGTTGAGCCTGATAAACTACTTTGATAGACAGAAAACTCATTTTATAATACCAAAAGCTCCTAATGTTGAATTTAATGAAGAAACTCTTAAAAAGCTCACATCCTTTGGAAATGTTACAATCTTTAATGAACAATCCTACACAGCCCTTGCAATGAGTGATGCCGCAGTAATTACATCAGGCACATCAACTCTTCAAGCGACATTACTAAAGGTTCCAATGATAGTTATTTACAGAGTAAATCCCTTTTCTTACATAATTGGGAAAATGTTTATTAAAGGAGTCAAACATATTGCTTTGCCAAATGTAATAGCTGATTTTATGAATGTAGGAGACACAAGAGTTACAGAGTTTATTCAAAAAATTGATGTTGTAAAAATTGTAGAAAACATTAACCTGTTGCTTCATGATACTGATTATAGAGGAAAAATTATCAATTTTCTTGATAATATTAGAAGATATTTTATCAACAAAAAAGCATCAGAGAACGTTGCCGAAATATGCAAACAGCTTTTTTGA
- a CDS encoding DegT/DnrJ/EryC1/StrS family aminotransferase, protein MKPFIDLQAQYGNIKEEILKCINEILESSHYILGENVKTFEEEVKSYLGVSEAIGVASGTDALHLALKALNIGKGDEVITTPFTFFATVEAILYVGAKPVFVDIEKDTYNIDPEKIEEKITPHTKAIIPVHIFGAPADMLKINEIAQKYSLKVVEDAAQAFGARIGNKKIGSFGDVGCFSFYPSKNLGCFGDGGMVVTDNAEIAQKIRILRNHGSPGRYIHETVGLNSRLDEIQAGILRIKLRYIEEYNEQRRKKAFLYTKLLSDAVITPKEKDNNYHVYHLYSIRSIFRDKIKETLANYDIPSVIYYPLPLHLQKAVSFLGYKEGDFPVSEAVSREILSLPIYPELPDDEVYEISQIILRCLQNS, encoded by the coding sequence ATGAAACCATTTATTGACCTACAGGCACAATATGGAAACATCAAAGAGGAAATACTAAAATGTATAAATGAGATTCTTGAAAGCTCTCATTATATACTGGGTGAAAATGTAAAAACTTTTGAAGAAGAAGTTAAATCGTATCTTGGAGTATCTGAAGCCATTGGAGTCGCATCAGGAACAGACGCCCTTCATTTAGCCCTCAAAGCTTTAAATATTGGAAAAGGAGATGAAGTAATAACAACTCCCTTTACTTTTTTTGCAACAGTTGAGGCTATCCTTTATGTAGGAGCAAAACCTGTTTTTGTTGATATTGAAAAGGATACTTATAATATTGACCCTGAAAAAATTGAAGAAAAAATCACACCACACACAAAAGCTATTATTCCAGTTCATATATTTGGTGCACCGGCAGATATGTTGAAAATTAATGAAATTGCTCAAAAATATAGTTTAAAAGTAGTTGAAGATGCTGCGCAGGCATTTGGTGCGAGAATTGGCAATAAAAAAATTGGAAGTTTTGGAGATGTTGGTTGTTTTAGTTTTTATCCAAGCAAAAATCTGGGATGTTTTGGTGATGGTGGGATGGTTGTAACAGATAATGCGGAAATAGCACAAAAAATAAGAATACTCAGAAATCATGGTTCTCCCGGTAGATACATTCATGAAACAGTGGGTTTAAACTCAAGGCTTGATGAGATTCAGGCTGGAATTTTAAGAATAAAACTTAGATACATAGAAGAATATAATGAACAAAGACGAAAAAAAGCCTTTCTCTATACAAAACTTTTAAGTGATGCTGTAATCACACCCAAAGAAAAGGATAATAACTATCATGTATATCATCTTTATAGTATACGCTCAATTTTTAGAGATAAAATAAAAGAAACATTGGCAAACTATGATATTCCTTCAGTTATTTATTATCCTTTACCATTACATTTACAGAAAGCTGTAAGTTTTTTAGGATACAAAGAGGGAGATTTTCCTGTTTCAGAGGCTGTTTCAAGAGAGATTCTGTCTTTGCCAATATATCCTGAACTTCCAGATGATGAAGTTTATGAAATATCACAAATCATATTAAGATGCCTCCAAAACTCTTAA
- a CDS encoding Gfo/Idh/MocA family protein yields MKFKVAVIGAGYFGQRHIKLLAQMPDVEIVGIADKDIVKAKEIAQQYNLKYCSDYKDLLKPAQIFFVVTPTITHFDIGIELINEGKAIFIEKPLTEKPVFAEKLLNEARKKNVIIQAGLIERYNPVIKTLVEHLKNPVFIEAERVSPFLGRATDTDVTYDLMIHDIDLIWMLLKNLGNFKLKDLKAFKQNMVTSKIDYANVWMEFVDTNCNVKAHLTASRISSVFNRRISIVQQNNVLYADLINKTLTEVDNTGKVTEILIKNKDSQPLYEEIRDFLNSVKQKKLSQYAPSPEEIIEVIEVIDKINGGK; encoded by the coding sequence ATGAAGTTTAAAGTCGCAGTTATTGGTGCAGGATATTTTGGTCAACGACATATTAAATTACTTGCTCAAATGCCTGATGTTGAGATTGTTGGTATTGCAGATAAAGATATTGTAAAAGCTAAAGAAATTGCGCAGCAGTATAACTTAAAATATTGCTCTGACTATAAAGATTTATTAAAACCAGCTCAAATATTTTTCGTTGTAACTCCAACCATTACTCATTTTGATATAGGAATAGAATTAATAAATGAAGGGAAAGCTATTTTTATAGAAAAACCTTTAACCGAAAAACCTGTTTTTGCAGAAAAACTTCTCAATGAAGCAAGAAAAAAGAATGTAATAATTCAAGCTGGATTAATAGAAAGATACAATCCTGTAATAAAAACTCTTGTTGAACATCTAAAAAATCCTGTTTTTATTGAGGCAGAGAGAGTATCTCCTTTTCTTGGCAGAGCAACTGATACTGACGTTACCTATGACCTTATGATACATGACATTGATTTAATATGGATGTTACTTAAAAACTTAGGAAATTTTAAATTAAAGGATTTAAAAGCCTTCAAACAGAACATGGTAACTTCAAAGATTGATTATGCTAATGTATGGATGGAGTTTGTTGATACTAATTGTAATGTTAAAGCTCATCTTACAGCAAGCAGGATTTCTTCTGTTTTCAATAGAAGAATATCCATTGTTCAGCAGAATAATGTTTTATATGCAGATTTGATAAATAAGACATTAACAGAGGTTGACAATACAGGGAAAGTTACTGAAATTCTTATAAAAAATAAAGATTCCCAGCCTCTATATGAGGAAATAAGAGATTTTTTAAATTCTGTAAAACAAAAAAAGCTTTCTCAATATGCACCATCCCCTGAGGAAATAATTGAAGTGATAGAAGTAATAGATAAGATAAACGGAGGGAAATAA
- a CDS encoding precorrin-2 dehydrogenase/sirohydrochlorin ferrochelatase family protein — translation MAKLFPILADIKGKKCVVIGGGTVAERKIKALLKYGANITLISPEISNNLKEIVQKGKIDYIKTEYKKENIKDAFLVIAATSNEKLNAQITKDAKFLVNCVSGQSNLNTNGLLYNVPAILHKGDLTIAVSTEFPALSRIIRDEISKLYGREFALYLKYLKKLRKEIQKTIPDIKRRQTIFRKIASKKIVSILKQYGFKEAKKEIEKIIDEV, via the coding sequence ATGGCTAAGCTTTTCCCCATTCTTGCAGACATAAAAGGTAAAAAATGTGTTGTTATTGGTGGCGGAACTGTTGCTGAAAGAAAGATAAAAGCTCTGCTTAAATACGGAGCTAACATAACATTAATAAGTCCTGAAATTAGTAACAACCTCAAAGAAATAGTTCAAAAAGGGAAAATAGATTACATAAAAACTGAATACAAAAAAGAAAACATTAAAGATGCTTTTTTAGTAATAGCTGCTACATCAAATGAAAAATTAAATGCTCAGATAACAAAAGATGCTAAATTCTTGGTAAATTGTGTTAGCGGGCAATCTAATCTGAATACTAACGGGTTACTCTATAATGTTCCAGCAATTCTCCATAAAGGAGACTTAACCATTGCTGTTTCAACTGAGTTTCCAGCATTGAGTAGAATTATAAGGGACGAAATCTCAAAATTATATGGCAGAGAATTTGCATTATATTTAAAATATCTTAAAAAACTTAGGAAGGAAATTCAGAAGACAATCCCTGATATTAAAAGAAGACAGACAATTTTTAGGAAAATTGCATCAAAGAAAATTGTGTCAATTTTGAAACAGTATGGTTTTAAAGAAGCTAAAAAGGAGATTGAAAAAATAATAGATGAAGTTTAA
- a CDS encoding outer membrane protein assembly factor BamD produces the protein MKILFKFLIITAIVSLLLSCGGKEAVKKEEFDPVVYLKKADELVSKKEYEEARKLLLEIKNRESAKEYAPLAQLKIADSYLKEDEPELAITEYRRFIELYPESTYAPYAQYSIGMAYFRQIEGPERGAGTAQKALNEFLKLEKMYPRHPYGDILPLRIQKCRNIIAEGELIIGKFYHKKGSYTAAIGRFEGIVKNYPDFKNLDETLYLLVDSYKNLNMLDKAKQYLKLLKEKFPDSQFAKKAEGFRFQ, from the coding sequence ATGAAAATTTTGTTTAAATTTCTTATCATTACTGCTATTGTTTCTCTGCTTCTCAGTTGTGGTGGGAAAGAAGCTGTTAAAAAAGAAGAGTTTGATCCCGTTGTTTATTTAAAAAAAGCTGATGAACTTGTCAGTAAAAAAGAGTATGAAGAAGCAAGAAAGCTTCTCCTTGAAATAAAAAACAGGGAATCAGCTAAGGAATATGCACCTCTTGCCCAGCTTAAGATAGCTGATTCATATTTAAAAGAAGATGAACCTGAGCTGGCAATTACTGAATATAGAAGGTTTATAGAGCTTTACCCTGAATCTACTTATGCTCCCTATGCCCAATATAGTATTGGAATGGCATATTTTAGACAAATAGAAGGACCTGAAAGAGGTGCTGGAACAGCCCAAAAAGCACTAAATGAATTTTTAAAACTTGAAAAAATGTATCCAAGACATCCCTATGGGGATATTCTTCCTTTAAGAATTCAAAAATGTAGAAATATTATAGCAGAAGGGGAGCTTATAATTGGCAAGTTTTATCATAAAAAAGGTTCTTACACGGCTGCTATTGGAAGATTTGAAGGAATTGTTAAAAACTATCCAGATTTCAAAAATCTGGATGAAACTCTTTATTTGCTTGTAGATTCATACAAAAATCTTAATATGTTAGACAAAGCAAAGCAATATTTAAAACTTTTAAAAGAAAAATTTCCAGATAGCCAGTTTGCAAAAAAGGCAGAAGGATTCAGATTTCAATAA